The genomic segment GAGAGTGTCCAATACCTCGAGCTCAGCTTTGCAGAACGCTTCGCAATGTTAGTAGACCGCGAAGCAATGGATCGAGAGGCCAGAAGGCTCGCTACCCGGCTTAGAGCTGCCAAGCTCAGACATCAAGCCAGTATTGAGGACCTTGACTTTCACACCCCGAGGGGACTGGAGCGTTCGACCATCATGGGCTTTAGCTCATCTCACTGGGTAGATGCACACCAGAACATTCTGGTCACCGGTCCAACTGGAATAGGCAATTATGTGGAGCTCTACATAAAGGCAAAAGTTATCTCGGGTGTGCACTTGCCTACGCTGGGATTCGATCTGGTCATAGTGCGCTGTACCGGAGGGCACCAGCTCTCTTTGCCGATCTAGCCATCGCCAGAGGTGATGGGAGATATCTCAGGGTACTCCAGAGTCTTTCGCGGGCTGAGATACTAGTCATTGACGATTTCGGACTCACACCACTCACAGGGAGCGAACCGTCGGATCTACTCGAGGTGTTAGAGGATCGATCTGAACGCAAGTCGACCATCGTCACCTCACAACTTCCCGTTGACTCATGGCACGAGGCACTTGGGGATCCGACACTCTCTGATGCAGTCCTCGATCGTCTCCTGTGTAACGCTCACGTTATCCAGATGAACGGGACCTCCATGAGGACAAAGAAGTCATGAGTGTGAGCCGCCCAGAACAAACTCGAGAGCCATTACGTAACGTTACGAAACCATCGTTGTCAAAGATCTGCGAGGGGCCGGGATGCGATCAGATACTGGACCAACAACCCAGAGGAAGACCAGCCCGGTACTGCTCGGCCGCTTGTCGTGTAGCCACACATCGACGACGAAGGAGAGGACCGGTCAAAGCAGAGGTGCACTTCGGTTCCGCTAGTACAAGAAATCGAAGCGAGGAGCGGTCGTGGATGGTCAAGCTACGTCGCGACAACGACGAACTGATCGTTGCCATCGGTCAGACCAGAGATGGTGCGCAGCGTCTCGCTAGTCGGCTCAACGATTTTCTCAACTGAGGATACAACCATCCAAGATGGAGTAGAACTCCGACCTTTGGGGTGCACATAAATCAATCGGAAGGAGCCAATTCTCGACCCATCAGATATACGGTTCACTCAGAGCCAAGATGTTCGCTATGCGCCTCTCCTCCTCAGCCAAGGCCTTCCACCAGATCTACATGGGAGAGTCCCAGGAATGTTTCCTAGACGGCCACGAGAAGGCATTTGGGGCCTTTGGTGGGATGCCGGCAGAGATCCGCTATTATTCGATTTGGAGGTAGACGTCCAGGACGTCAGTTTAGTGCTAAAAGAACGTCTTGACAAAGCGGCTGACTGCGATGTCCTAGAGGGCGTCCGAACTTAATAATTCGAGCCTTGGGCTGCAGCTGCTTTAATTCGGCGAGGAAATTGATGCCATTGGTTGACCCTCGTGCCAAGCTAATCTCGACAAGCAAAAGTGCGGAGTGTTCGAGAGAACGTTTGCATCCGCGAAGGACGTCCAATTCGCTGCCCTCAACATCGATCTTTAATAAATCGATATTGTCAGCCTCTTGAAGCAAGTCATCAAGAGGCTGAATGAGTACTTCGAGTACGTCATCTAGTGCGTCGCCGCTAGAAGGTTGCAAGGTTGACATGGTTGAAAGTGGCTGGCGATATAACGGAGCGTAGCCGGGTTCCGATCCCGCTGCACAGTTGATGCATTCGACCCCTGAGAGGTTGCTAACGTTACTCTTCAAGCGATCGAACGATCGTGGGTCAGGTTCAACTGCTAAAACCTGTGCGTCTGGAAGAAAGAGCTTGACCGATGCTGTCCATTGACCGATGTTGGCGCCGACATCTACCAGGAATGGGGTATGACCCAAAAGGGGTGGTATCATTAGTTCCTCATTGATGTCAATAATGCAGGACTGGAGGGTCCCCAGATCACTAACGGACTGTATGTTTATCCTTGCTTCACCAAGTGAAAGCGGAAAGGATTTGCCCCGGCCTAAGCCTAGAAGCACCGACCAACTCTGCGAATTGGTCCCCCAAAACAGAAGAAAGTGCCCCCTGAGCTGGTAGAATAGGTGTATAGAAGCATCCCAAACGACCAACCAAGGAGAACACTTTCTGTGAAGCAATTCTATCACACGCCAGACGGTATCGAGGTTGCCTTTGACGATGAGAATCTGGTCGCCAATGCCGGACTCCTTCTAGTCTCCACCCTTGCTTCCAAGCTTGGCTTGGCCGATGTAATCGCCGACAAGGTAGATCTCACTGGTCGAGTGGGTGGGGCCAATCCGGCGAGTAAGTCATTGACCCTCATTCATGCGATGGTGGCGGGTGCCTCGCATATCGACCATATAGATATGTTGAGAGCCGGGGCATCTTCGAAGGTGCTTCCCTTTCGGGTAGTAGCTCCCTCTACCCTTGGTACCTACCTACGTTCCTTTACCTTTGGTCACGTTCGCCAATTAGATGAGGTGATCGAGGCAGAACTCGCAAAGGCTTGGTCCCTTGGAATGGCCCCGGGAGACGATCCCCTAGTGATCGACATCGACTCTACGATCTGTGAGGTATCTGGGTATCACAAGCAGGGAGCAGCCTATGGCTATACCAAGAAGCTCGGCTATCACCCACTCTTGGCCGTTCGCTCCGATACTGGTGAGGTACTGCATTGTCGAATGCGAAAGGGTTCAGCCAATACCCAGAGGGGAACCAAGCGCTTTGTTCAAGAGCTCATCGCTAGGTGTCGACGCATCGGGTCGACAGGCAAGATCACCATCCGCTTTGATTCTGGGTACCAATCAGATGCGACATTGAAAGAGTTAGAACGTCTCAAGGTGTCTTACACCATGGCGGTCCATGCCAATGCCAAGGGGATAAAGTCGCTGGTAGAGGACATTAGTAAGGACTCCTGGATAGCTATTGACTACACCGAGAACGGTGAGGCCCAAGTAGCAGAGACCACCTATAAGGGAAGACGTCTCATTATCCGTCGTACCCGCCTCATTGGTGACCAGGCAGAGCTCTTTCCTAACTGGAGATACTTCGGATTCGTCACTGACTTGGAAGGTTCAGCTGTTGAGGTGGATCAGTTCCACCGTAACCGAGCACGGATTGAACTCTCCATCAAAGATCTCAAAGAGGGAGCAGGACTAGAACATATCCCCTCTGGTAAGTTTCATGCCAATGGAGCATGGCTAGCCCATGCGGTGATCGCCCATAACCTCACCCGCCAG from the Ferrimicrobium acidiphilum DSM 19497 genome contains:
- a CDS encoding FkbM family methyltransferase, which codes for MIPPLLGHTPFLVDVGANIGQWTASVKLFLPDAQVLAVEPDPRSFDRLKSNVSNLSGVECINCAAGSEPGYAPLYRQPLSTMSTLQPSSGDALDDVLEVLIQPLDDLLQEADNIDLLKIDVEGSELDVLRGCKRSLEHSALLLVEISLARGSTNGINFLAELKQLQPKARIIKFGRPLGHRSQPLCQDVLLALN
- a CDS encoding IS1380 family transposase, which codes for MKQFYHTPDGIEVAFDDENLVANAGLLLVSTLASKLGLADVIADKVDLTGRVGGANPASKSLTLIHAMVAGASHIDHIDMLRAGASSKVLPFRVVAPSTLGTYLRSFTFGHVRQLDEVIEAELAKAWSLGMAPGDDPLVIDIDSTICEVSGYHKQGAAYGYTKKLGYHPLLAVRSDTGEVLHCRMRKGSANTQRGTKRFVQELIARCRRIGSTGKITIRFDSGYQSDATLKELERLKVSYTMAVHANAKGIKSLVEDISKDSWIAIDYTENGEAQVAETTYKGRRLIIRRTRLIGDQAELFPNWRYFGFVTDLEGSAVEVDQFHRNRARIELSIKDLKEGAGLEHIPSGKFHANGAWLAHAVIAHNLTRQVSYLGEITPAESMVIARTFRNHFISLVGRLVNRSGKMILRTPARWPWAGAFMRALVTLRALEPVPI